A single genomic interval of Aureibacillus halotolerans harbors:
- a CDS encoding sugar phosphate isomerase/epimerase family protein, with product MKLGVFSVLFQDKPLEEALDIIAKNGLDAVEIGTGGYPGNAHCNPAELLADASKLDAFKQAVESRGLEISALSCHGNPLHPTKETADKFHQDFHDTVLLAERLGVKNVITFSGCPGESEHSKYPVWVTAAWPEDHPEVLKWQWEEKVIPYWKEQNEFLKAHNVQVAIEAHPGFVVYNTETALRLREECGAQIGVNLDPSHLFWQQMDPVVAIKALAKEDALFYFHAKDTGIDAQNTAANGVLDTKNYGQELERSWIFRTIGFGQGEEKWREIVSALQLVGYDGYLSIEHEDSLMSVQEGFEKAAATLQRMITKEKVGEIWWA from the coding sequence TTGAAATTAGGCGTATTTAGTGTTTTGTTTCAGGACAAACCGTTGGAAGAGGCACTCGACATCATTGCCAAAAATGGACTGGATGCCGTGGAAATTGGTACAGGTGGGTATCCAGGAAATGCTCATTGCAACCCTGCAGAGCTTTTGGCAGATGCCAGTAAGCTCGATGCGTTCAAACAAGCTGTTGAAAGCCGTGGGCTAGAAATTAGTGCCTTAAGCTGTCATGGAAATCCTCTGCATCCAACAAAAGAAACAGCTGACAAATTTCATCAGGATTTTCATGATACCGTTTTACTCGCAGAACGCCTAGGTGTTAAAAATGTGATTACCTTTTCAGGTTGCCCTGGAGAGTCAGAGCATTCTAAATACCCAGTGTGGGTGACCGCTGCTTGGCCAGAAGATCATCCTGAGGTTCTGAAGTGGCAATGGGAAGAAAAAGTGATTCCGTATTGGAAGGAGCAGAATGAATTTTTGAAAGCGCATAACGTTCAAGTTGCGATTGAAGCGCATCCTGGTTTCGTTGTGTACAATACAGAAACGGCTCTACGTCTACGTGAAGAGTGCGGCGCTCAGATTGGTGTTAACCTCGATCCGAGTCATTTGTTCTGGCAGCAGATGGATCCAGTTGTGGCGATAAAAGCACTTGCAAAAGAAGATGCACTTTTTTACTTTCATGCGAAGGATACAGGCATTGATGCACAAAACACTGCGGCAAATGGCGTATTAGATACAAAAAACTATGGTCAAGAACTTGAACGATCATGGATTTTTAGAACAATAGGCTTTGGGCAAGGCGAAGAAAAATGGCGGGAGATTGTCTCGGCTCTTCAGCTAGTTGGCTATGACGGCTACTTAAGCATTGAACATGAGGACAGCTTAATGTCTGTCCAAGAAGGGTTTGAAAAAGCGGCTGCGACTTTGCAACGCATGATTACGAAGGAAAAAGTAGGCGAAATCTGGTGGGCATAA